One stretch of Bombina bombina isolate aBomBom1 chromosome 7, aBomBom1.pri, whole genome shotgun sequence DNA includes these proteins:
- the LOC128667166 gene encoding E3 ubiquitin/ISG15 ligase TRIM25-like: protein MATADLREELTCPICLSIYTDPVNLSCGHNFCLGCIESVLGTQEGSGVYTCPECRKGFSNRPELQRNIALCNVVKHLQITQPEQIDTGVFCTYCVHSPVPAAKSCLLCEASLCDTHLRVHSKSEEHVLTEPTTSWGNRKCYKHKKLLEYYCTKDAACICAFCSLAGEHRGHQVELLNEASEKKKKKLRDVLQKLTTKREKTEKRVQSLQEHRRGVQEKAAGVTERLTALIRDIRKQLEDLEKQVLSDITRQQEQVLLTISDLIQQLEKEKDELTRKTSHIEELCNMTDPLTVLQELESHRGDFCGAEKGDNEVTQRGDKQVPAGGDLDGGLISVTLYRGLADIVTDVKREIYMQVTSDILLDINTASNKVIVSGDLKTASWSDINQQRPGTPERFKNYSQVLGTRNFSSGRHYWEVQISKSGIWCVGVCYTSMGRGGGQSVIGENNKSWCLYSDYKYLYMTHNTIRISLRPLLSCDTVGILLDYEAGRLTFYELCDPIRHLHTVTVTFTEPLHAAFRVWGDGAWVRILR, encoded by the coding sequence ATGGCGACTGCTGATCTGAGAGAGGAGCTAACCTGCCCCATCTGCCTGAGCATTTATACAGATCCTGTAAATCTCAGCTGTGGCCATAACTTCTGCCTGGGCTGTATTGAGAGTGTGCTGGGTACCCAGGAGGGGTCTGGGGTTTATACCTGTCCTGAGTGTAGAAAGGGATTCAGTAACCGACCTGAGCTGCAGAGGAACATAGCGCTGTGTAATGTAGTGAAGCATTTACAGATTACTCAGCCAGAGCAAATAGACACTGGGGTCTTCTGCACTTACTGTGTTCACTCTCCTGTACCTGCTGCTAAATCATGTCTGCTGTGTGAGGCTTCTCTGTGTGATACCCACCTGAGGGTACACAGCAAGTCTGAGGAACACGTCTTAACTGAACCcaccacttcctggggtaacagaaaatgctacaAACACAAGAAGCTCCTGGAATATTACTGCActaaggatgctgcctgtatctgtgcgttctgctccctggccggagagcacaggggacaccaggtggagctgctgaatgaggcttctgagaagaagaaaaagaaactgagagatgttctgcagaaactgaccacaaagagagagaagactgagaaaagagtccagagtctgcaggagcacaggagaggggtgcaagagaaagcagctggtgtaacagagcgactcactgccctgattagggacatcaggaaacagctggaagacctagagaagcaagTCCTGAGTgacatcacccggcagcaggaacaggttttactcacaatctctgatctgattcagcagctggaaaaagagaaggACGAGCTGACCAGGAAGAcgagtcacattgaggagctgtgcaacatgactgacccattaactgtcctacaagaactgGAATCACACAGAGGTGACTTTTGTGGTGCTGAGAAGGGAGATAATGAGGTCACACAGAGAGGTGATAAACAGGTCCCTGCTGGGGGGGATTTAGATGGGGGTCTGATCTCAGTGACCTTATACAGAGGTTTAGCTGATATTGTGACTGATGTAAAGAGAGAGATCTATATGCAGGTGACATCAGACATATTACTGGATATAAACACAGCTAGTAATAAAGTTATTGTATCAGGTGATCTGAAAACTGCATCCTGGTCAGATATAAACCAGCAGCGACCAGGAACACCAGAGAGATTTAAAAATTATTCTCAGGTATTAGGCACCAGGAACTTTTCATCAGGACGACATTACTGGGAAGTGCAGATCAGTAAGTCAGGGATCTGGTGTGTAGGGGTTTGTTATACCAGTATGGGGAGGGGAGGAGGTCAGTCTGTGATAGGAGAGAATAACAAGTCCTGGTGTTTGTATAGTGATTATAAATATCTTTACATGACACATAACACAATACGCATCTCATTACGCCCCCTTCTATCATGTGACACAGTAGGAATACTGCTGGACTATGAGGCTGGGCGTCTGACCTTTTATGAGCTGTGTGACCCGATCAGACACTTACACACCGTCACTGTCACCTTCACTGAGCCTCTTCATGCTGCATTTAGGGTATGGggtgatggtgcctgggtgagaatcctgcgttAG